From one Streptomyces sp. CA-210063 genomic stretch:
- a CDS encoding MFS transporter — protein sequence MSVTDSEAAGTAPRRRRDTAPGPAAATALTPRLRLTLVVLLAAQFMLAVDFSILNVALPVIGEGLGFSLAGLQWIGTAFALCAAGFTLLFGRVADLFGRRRLFLGGLVVLAVASLVGGLARDPEVLIAARVFQGLATAAVTPAGLSLLTTSFPEGPLREKALGLNGALMSAGFTTGAILGGLLTDLLSWRWAFFVNVPVALAVLVIAPTVIKESRIQERPRLDVPGAVSVTLGLLAVVLGLTRAGEHGWGSPAALLSLAVGAVLLVVFHAVERRAAAPLVPVGVLGKRSVAWGNVAGLIAFLTETSLVFLLTLYLQEVLGFSPLAAGLSFGVLGVGTVVGGTLAPRVIGRLGTRRTLIVGGVVQTVFTAALLGLGDDRSWMWLLLVATFAGGVGNMLVIVGFMVTATSGLADHEQGLATGLATMTQQIGITMGTPIMSAVATAALGGSGAAAVLGGLKVAIALNAAVVLLGTLTSALFLREGRVRE from the coding sequence ATGTCCGTCACAGACTCGGAGGCGGCCGGTACGGCGCCCCGCCGCCGACGCGATACGGCGCCCGGCCCGGCTGCCGCCACCGCACTCACCCCCCGGCTCCGGCTGACCCTCGTGGTGCTGCTCGCGGCCCAGTTCATGCTGGCCGTGGACTTCTCCATCCTGAACGTGGCGTTGCCCGTGATCGGGGAGGGGCTGGGGTTCTCGCTGGCGGGGCTGCAGTGGATCGGCACGGCGTTCGCGTTGTGCGCGGCCGGTTTCACGCTGCTCTTCGGGCGGGTGGCCGATCTGTTCGGGCGTCGCCGTCTCTTCCTCGGCGGGCTGGTGGTGCTGGCCGTGGCCTCGCTGGTCGGCGGGCTCGCGCGGGATCCGGAGGTGCTGATCGCAGCCCGGGTCTTCCAGGGGCTGGCGACGGCCGCCGTCACCCCGGCCGGGCTGTCGCTGCTGACGACCTCCTTCCCGGAGGGGCCGCTGCGGGAGAAGGCGCTCGGTCTCAACGGGGCGTTGATGTCGGCCGGTTTCACCACCGGCGCGATCCTCGGCGGGCTGCTCACCGATCTGCTCTCCTGGCGCTGGGCGTTCTTCGTCAACGTGCCCGTCGCCCTCGCCGTCCTCGTCATCGCGCCGACGGTCATCAAGGAGTCCCGGATCCAGGAGCGGCCGAGGCTGGACGTGCCGGGTGCCGTGAGCGTCACGCTCGGTCTGCTGGCCGTGGTCCTCGGGCTGACCCGGGCGGGGGAGCACGGCTGGGGCTCGCCCGCCGCGCTGCTGTCGCTCGCGGTGGGTGCCGTCCTGCTCGTCGTCTTCCACGCCGTCGAGCGCCGGGCGGCCGCGCCGCTGGTGCCGGTCGGGGTGCTCGGGAAGCGGTCGGTGGCCTGGGGGAACGTCGCCGGTCTGATCGCCTTCCTCACGGAGACGTCGCTGGTCTTCCTGCTCACCCTGTACCTCCAGGAAGTGCTCGGGTTCTCACCGCTCGCCGCCGGGCTGTCGTTCGGGGTGCTGGGCGTCGGGACGGTCGTCGGCGGCACCCTCGCGCCCAGGGTCATCGGCCGGCTCGGCACCAGGCGGACGCTGATCGTCGGGGGTGTCGTCCAGACCGTGTTCACCGCCGCGCTCCTCGGGCTCGGCGACGACCGTTCGTGGATGTGGCTGCTGCTGGTCGCCACCTTCGCCGGCGGTGTCGGCAACATGCTGGTCATCGTCGGCTTCATGGTCACCGCCACCTCCGGGCTCGCCGACCACGAGCAGGGCCTCGCCACCGGTCTGGCCACCATGACCCAGCAGATCGGCATCACCATGGGCACGCCCATCATGAGCGCCGTCGCCACGGCCGCCCTCGGCGGCAGCGGGGCCGCGGCCGTGCTCGGCGGGCTCAAGGTCGCGATCGCCCTGAACGCCGCCGTGGTGCTCCTGGGCACCCTCACCAGTGCGTTGTTCCTGCGGGAGGGCCGGGTGCGGGAGTGA
- a CDS encoding HAMP domain-containing sensor histidine kinase: MPSRPVRVLTRLLSRLRPVPSLRATFTVSFVAVACVVTVLVGILSYSAAARLVRVDEQTVFAEVVRDLRELVEQDPLTPEDFAPSDSGGPRDDLIRSGRTDVQVLGPSGEILDEGAPGLPVRDADRRTAGAAPAGVLVEHGEVEVGDDRYRVVTVALGGGRGAVQVAQEFSDTEDLLRELQQRTLLFVSGVVLSAGLFGWWLARRQTRRLVQLAGAAEDVARTGQLGIQVPVAGRDEVGRLGRSFDRMLVRLAQSEEDQRRLVQDAGHELRTPLTSLRTNISLLRRIDELPPRMREELVDDLSQEALELTDLVNELVDLAAGQSSTEPVRRVQLADLAEEVAGTARRRTGREVVVRVAGDTTVEGRPGALQRAISNLVENAAKFDRGGSGAIEVVVARGAAKGLGELGEVGELGGDSGAPAAGPDIVRVEVLDRGPGVPDCDLERIFDRFYRAPDARSLPGSGLGLSIVRAVAAGHGGAPFAFRREGGGLVTGFTVRGVEG, encoded by the coding sequence GTGCCGTCCCGTCCCGTCCGGGTGCTGACCCGGCTGCTCTCCCGGCTGCGGCCGGTCCCCTCGCTGCGGGCGACGTTCACCGTGTCGTTCGTGGCGGTGGCGTGTGTCGTCACCGTCCTCGTCGGGATTCTCAGCTACAGCGCGGCGGCGCGGCTGGTGCGGGTCGACGAGCAGACCGTGTTCGCCGAGGTCGTGCGTGACCTGCGTGAACTGGTCGAGCAGGACCCGCTGACCCCGGAGGACTTCGCGCCGAGCGACAGCGGCGGCCCGCGCGACGACCTGATCCGTTCCGGCCGTACGGACGTCCAGGTGCTCGGCCCGAGCGGGGAGATCCTCGACGAGGGCGCCCCCGGCCTGCCCGTACGTGACGCCGACCGCCGTACGGCCGGCGCGGCCCCGGCCGGGGTGCTGGTCGAGCACGGCGAGGTCGAGGTCGGCGACGACCGCTACCGGGTGGTGACGGTCGCGCTCGGCGGTGGCCGGGGGGCCGTGCAGGTCGCGCAGGAGTTCAGCGACACGGAGGATCTGCTGCGGGAGTTGCAGCAGCGGACCCTGCTGTTCGTGTCGGGTGTCGTCCTGTCGGCCGGGTTGTTCGGGTGGTGGCTGGCCCGGCGGCAGACCCGGCGGCTGGTGCAGTTGGCGGGGGCGGCGGAGGACGTGGCCCGGACCGGGCAGCTGGGCATCCAGGTGCCGGTCGCGGGCCGGGACGAGGTGGGCCGGCTCGGGCGCTCCTTCGACCGCATGCTGGTCCGCCTTGCCCAGTCCGAGGAGGACCAGCGGCGGCTCGTCCAGGACGCCGGGCACGAACTCCGCACCCCCCTCACCTCGCTCCGTACGAACATCTCCCTCCTCCGGCGCATCGACGAGCTGCCGCCCCGTATGCGCGAGGAACTCGTCGACGACCTCTCCCAGGAGGCCCTCGAACTGACCGACCTGGTCAATGAGTTGGTCGACCTCGCGGCCGGGCAGTCGAGCACCGAGCCCGTGCGGCGGGTGCAACTCGCCGACCTCGCGGAGGAGGTGGCGGGGACCGCACGGCGGCGCACCGGGCGCGAGGTCGTCGTACGCGTCGCCGGTGACACGACCGTCGAGGGGCGGCCCGGGGCCCTCCAGCGGGCGATCTCCAACCTGGTGGAGAACGCGGCGAAGTTCGACCGCGGCGGATCGGGCGCGATCGAGGTCGTGGTCGCGCGGGGGGCGGCGAAGGGCCTGGGAGAACTGGGTGAAGTGGGGGAGCTGGGCGGCGACTCCGGCGCACCGGCGGCGGGTCCGGACATCGTCCGGGTCGAGGTGCTGGACCGGGGGCCCGGAGTCCCCGACTGCGACCTGGAGCGGATCTTCGACCGCTTCTACCGGGCCCCGGACGCCCGCAGCCTGCCCGGGTCCGGGCTGGGCCTGTCGATCGTACGAGCGGTGGCGGCCGGCCACGGCGGGGCACCGTTCGCGTTCCGGCGGGAGGGCGGGGGGTTGGTCACCGGGTTTACGGTGCGGGGGGTCGAGGGGTGA
- a CDS encoding response regulator transcription factor, whose amino-acid sequence MPQNVLLAEDDRAIRHALERALTLEGYEVTAVADGVEALAQAHRNRPDVLVLDVMMPGIDGLQVCRVLRAEGDRTPILMLTALVETADRIAGLDAGADDYVVKPFDVEEVFARLRALLRRTGEADSYVRPPQSPSSAAPAAAAASPPDGGGLLTAAGLRMDVQARRAWRGARELELTRTEFDLLELLVRNAGIVLDHATIYDRIWGYDFGPGSKNLAVYVGYLRRKLDEPGAPALIHTVRGVGYALRED is encoded by the coding sequence GTGCCCCAGAACGTGCTGCTAGCCGAGGACGACCGCGCCATCCGCCATGCCCTGGAACGCGCGCTGACCCTGGAGGGGTACGAGGTCACGGCGGTCGCCGACGGCGTCGAGGCGCTCGCCCAGGCCCACCGCAACCGGCCCGACGTGCTCGTCCTCGATGTGATGATGCCCGGCATAGACGGCCTCCAGGTCTGCCGGGTGCTCCGCGCGGAGGGCGACCGGACGCCGATCCTGATGCTCACCGCGCTCGTGGAGACCGCCGACCGGATCGCCGGCCTCGACGCCGGCGCGGACGACTACGTCGTCAAACCGTTCGACGTGGAGGAGGTGTTCGCGCGGCTGCGCGCGCTGCTGCGGCGGACGGGCGAGGCGGACTCGTACGTGCGGCCGCCCCAGTCGCCGTCTTCTGCCGCCCCGGCCGCTGCTGCGGCCTCGCCGCCGGACGGCGGTGGGCTGCTCACGGCCGCCGGGCTGCGGATGGACGTACAGGCGCGGCGGGCGTGGCGCGGGGCGCGGGAACTGGAGCTGACGCGGACCGAGTTCGACCTGCTCGAACTGCTCGTCCGCAACGCCGGCATCGTCCTCGACCACGCCACCATCTACGACCGCATCTGGGGCTACGACTTCGGCCCCGGCTCCAAGAACCTCGCCGTCTACGTCGGTTATCTGCGCCGCAAGCTCGACGAGCCCGGGGCGCCCGCGCTGATCCACACCGTGCGGGGTGTGGGGTACGCGCTGCGGGAAGACTGA
- a CDS encoding ATP-binding protein gives MTETARDVPASTPWLSPTATTYTLFCPPLDTSPHIARDFVSTVLRALGLDALVDAAALCTSELVTNACVHAKGGGSVLWLAVEAWRVRVIVYDGDENPPVIRELTPGGWEEGGRGLYLVDALTEGRWGTAAALPNGGGLVHPDGKAVWFDLAAPN, from the coding sequence ATGACTGAAACTGCCCGTGACGTTCCCGCCTCAACCCCCTGGCTCTCGCCCACGGCGACGACGTACACCCTCTTCTGCCCGCCCCTGGACACCTCCCCGCACATCGCCCGCGACTTCGTCTCCACCGTCCTGCGCGCCCTCGGCCTCGACGCCCTCGTGGACGCGGCCGCCCTGTGCACATCCGAGCTGGTCACGAACGCCTGTGTGCACGCCAAAGGTGGAGGATCGGTTCTCTGGCTGGCGGTGGAGGCCTGGCGGGTCAGAGTGATCGTCTACGACGGTGACGAGAACCCGCCGGTCATAAGGGAGTTGACCCCGGGCGGCTGGGAGGAGGGCGGGCGTGGGCTCTACCTGGTGGACGCCCTCACCGAGGGCCGCTGGGGGACCGCCGCCGCCCTCCCGAACGGCGGGGGCCTCGTCCACCCCGACGGCAAGGCGGTGTGGTTCGACCTGGCGGCTCCGAACTAG
- a CDS encoding glycosyltransferase family 4 protein, with protein MKIVFLLHNAYAIGGTVRTTLNLASALADHHDVEIASVSRHLDEPRFTVDPRVALVPLVDIRTYSPDLRDPAQARPATDFPAEDKRHRQYSRLTDLRVRAYLARCGADVVIGTRPGINVYVSRFAPRRALRIGQEHLRHDAHTKELRKVLARHYRTLDAVVTTTAADAAVYRARMKLPGVRVMSVPNIVPAAGVTPSDGTAPVIAAAGRLARGKRFDLLLEAFAKVAAKEPDWQLRIYGGGKQRDRLETLIEDLRLTERAHLMGPHTPIEEEFARASIVVSASEAESFGMTLVEAMRCGVPVVSTDCPLGPAEIITDGTDGRLVPVDDPHALADAILDLTADPDLRRAMGRAALQSAHRYDPAPIVAKYDHLFADLRATRLQRTWERESTRARTWLRQRARAVSRVRVGGGWSRSSPRP; from the coding sequence ATGAAGATCGTGTTCCTGCTGCACAACGCGTACGCCATCGGCGGCACCGTCCGTACGACACTGAACCTGGCGTCGGCGCTGGCGGACCACCACGACGTGGAGATCGCCTCGGTCTCCCGCCACCTGGACGAACCCCGCTTCACCGTCGACCCGAGGGTCGCGCTCGTCCCCCTGGTGGACATCCGCACGTACAGCCCCGACCTGCGCGATCCGGCCCAGGCGCGGCCCGCCACGGACTTCCCTGCCGAGGACAAGCGCCACCGCCAGTACAGCCGCCTCACCGACCTGCGGGTCCGCGCCTATCTGGCCCGCTGCGGCGCCGACGTCGTCATCGGCACCCGCCCCGGCATCAACGTCTATGTCTCCCGCTTCGCCCCCCGCCGCGCCCTGCGCATCGGCCAGGAGCATCTGCGGCACGACGCCCACACCAAGGAGCTCCGCAAGGTCCTCGCCCGCCACTACCGCACCCTGGACGCGGTCGTCACGACCACGGCGGCGGACGCGGCGGTGTACCGCGCGCGGATGAAACTGCCGGGCGTACGGGTGATGTCGGTGCCCAACATCGTCCCGGCGGCCGGGGTCACCCCGTCGGACGGCACGGCCCCCGTCATCGCGGCCGCCGGCCGCCTCGCCCGCGGCAAACGCTTCGACCTCCTCCTGGAGGCGTTCGCGAAGGTCGCCGCGAAGGAACCGGACTGGCAGCTGCGCATCTACGGCGGCGGTAAACAGAGGGACCGCCTGGAGACTCTCATCGAGGACCTCCGCCTCACCGAGCGGGCCCATCTGATGGGCCCGCACACCCCCATCGAGGAGGAGTTCGCGCGCGCCTCGATCGTCGTCAGCGCCTCGGAGGCCGAGTCCTTCGGCATGACCCTCGTCGAGGCGATGCGCTGCGGCGTTCCCGTCGTCAGCACCGACTGCCCCCTCGGCCCCGCCGAGATCATCACCGACGGCACCGACGGCCGCCTCGTCCCCGTCGACGACCCCCACGCCCTGGCCGACGCCATCCTCGACCTCACCGCCGACCCCGACCTCCGCCGCGCCATGGGCCGAGCCGCCCTCCAGAGCGCCCACCGCTACGACCCGGCCCCGATCGTCGCCAAGTACGACCACTTGTTCGCCGACCTACGCGCGACAAGGCTCCAGCGCACATGGGAGCGAGAGTCGACGAGGGCGAGGACCTGGCTGCGCCAGAGGGCACGCGCTGTCAGTCGGGTGCGGGTGGGTGGGGGCTGGTCGCGCAGTTCCCCGCGCCCCTGA
- a CDS encoding helix-turn-helix transcriptional regulator, which translates to MNVPSELGDFLRSRRAALRPEEAGITPHPTRRRVTGLRREELATLAGVSITHYTRLEQGRALSPSDSVLDALARTLRLTEDEAAHLKALARPVPSSPSAARPATAHAEHATPSTRRLLAAMTDVPALVLNRRNDVLAWNPLGRALLAAHLPPEAPDTPADRPNLTWMLFLDARYRDLHAHRSEEAALSVASLRVIAGRHPDDRALAELVGQLAVRSAEFAALWSRHPVRTCTSGVKHLRHPRVGPLTLTFENLLVPGTSGHRLIAYTAEPGSPSEAALGLLGSRATTPVARNPTAVRR; encoded by the coding sequence ATGAACGTCCCGTCCGAGCTGGGCGACTTCCTCAGGTCCCGCCGGGCCGCGCTGCGCCCCGAGGAGGCCGGCATCACCCCGCACCCGACCCGCCGCAGGGTGACCGGCCTGCGCCGCGAGGAGCTGGCGACGCTCGCGGGGGTGAGCATCACCCACTACACCCGCCTCGAACAGGGCCGCGCCCTCAGCCCCTCGGACAGCGTCCTGGACGCCCTCGCCCGCACCCTGCGCCTCACCGAGGACGAGGCCGCCCATCTGAAGGCCCTGGCCCGCCCGGTCCCTTCCTCCCCCTCCGCCGCCCGCCCCGCCACGGCACACGCGGAGCACGCGACCCCCTCGACCCGTCGCCTCCTGGCCGCCATGACCGACGTACCGGCCCTCGTCCTGAACCGCCGCAACGACGTCCTCGCCTGGAACCCCCTCGGCCGCGCCCTCCTCGCCGCCCATCTGCCGCCCGAGGCCCCGGACACCCCCGCCGACCGCCCCAACCTGACCTGGATGCTCTTCCTGGACGCCCGGTACCGCGACCTCCACGCGCACCGGAGCGAGGAGGCGGCACTCTCCGTGGCCTCCCTCCGCGTCATCGCCGGCCGCCACCCCGACGACCGTGCCCTCGCCGAACTCGTGGGCCAACTGGCGGTGCGTTCCGCCGAGTTCGCGGCCCTCTGGTCCCGCCACCCCGTCCGCACCTGCACCTCGGGCGTGAAGCACCTGCGCCACCCCCGCGTCGGCCCGCTGACCCTGACCTTCGAGAACCTCCTCGTCCCGGGCACCTCCGGCCACCGCCTGATCGCGTACACGGCGGAGCCCGGGTCCCCGTCGGAAGCCGCCCTGGGCCTCCTGGGCAGCCGGGCGACGACTCCGGTCGCGCGGAACCCCACGGCCGTACGACGCTGA
- a CDS encoding transglutaminase domain-containing protein: protein MTSRLLMSYDARAKRAGARARSPRDVAGSTRATEILDHDDPLVGAVARRVLSEATPRDALRSAHRIIARDVRPVYSVEDRRRVSRTLRLGRGSCSQRMAALEAVARAVRVRTRVRGLLVDGTFWYPRFPRLKPFVPEQVLLAWPEFRISGAWIPIGELFTAPADTGGAPGGFANKGGETLFDAVARTGVQWDACGSAHGTVCDLSAQVVADLGHFDDRDDLFERHGQTLCWTARALTEPVLGRWSAGASGTAA from the coding sequence ATGACCAGTCGGTTGCTCATGTCGTACGACGCGCGGGCCAAGCGGGCCGGGGCACGGGCCCGGAGCCCGCGGGACGTGGCCGGGTCCACCCGGGCCACGGAGATCCTGGACCACGACGATCCGCTGGTCGGGGCGGTCGCGCGCCGGGTGCTGAGCGAGGCGACACCGCGGGACGCGCTGCGGAGCGCACACCGGATCATCGCGCGGGACGTACGGCCGGTGTACTCGGTCGAGGACCGCCGGCGCGTGTCACGGACCCTGCGGCTCGGGCGCGGCTCGTGCAGTCAGCGGATGGCGGCGCTGGAGGCGGTCGCCCGGGCCGTCCGCGTACGGACACGGGTGCGCGGGCTGCTCGTCGACGGCACCTTCTGGTATCCCCGGTTCCCGCGGCTGAAGCCGTTCGTGCCGGAGCAGGTCCTGCTGGCCTGGCCGGAGTTCCGGATCAGCGGCGCATGGATACCGATCGGCGAACTCTTCACCGCCCCCGCCGACACGGGCGGAGCCCCCGGCGGCTTCGCCAACAAGGGCGGCGAGACCCTCTTCGACGCGGTCGCCCGCACCGGCGTCCAGTGGGACGCCTGCGGCTCCGCGCACGGCACCGTCTGCGACCTCTCCGCCCAGGTCGTCGCCGACCTCGGCCACTTCGACGACCGCGACGACCTGTTCGAACGCCACGGCCAGACCCTCTGCTGGACCGCCCGCGCCCTGACCGAGCCGGTCCTCGGCCGCTGGAGCGCGGGGGCGTCCGGCACCGCCGCATGA
- a CDS encoding DUF6879 family protein: MTLRFIGTTGAADDGGSGPFGLQPIASITHLFEEFRHTAWRLETRRGYAADRNSAKWPRFLAGEDIARGRPNAWRVNVRAQTAQGKRVERVRIVDEPPTPGQEFLRAMAPAHLADGEDIRTLTRAAAEQLGLPDHDFWLFDSKILARLAFDDEDAALGVYVTEDPAEVLAACQARDTAWHHAVRVGE, from the coding sequence GTGACGCTCAGGTTCATCGGAACGACCGGCGCCGCCGACGACGGCGGCTCCGGCCCCTTCGGACTACAGCCCATCGCCTCGATCACGCATCTCTTCGAGGAGTTCCGGCATACGGCGTGGCGGCTGGAGACCCGCCGGGGCTACGCCGCCGACCGGAACAGCGCGAAGTGGCCCCGGTTCCTGGCGGGCGAGGACATCGCGCGGGGGCGGCCGAACGCGTGGCGGGTGAACGTCCGCGCGCAGACGGCCCAGGGCAAGCGGGTCGAGCGGGTGCGGATCGTCGACGAACCGCCCACGCCGGGGCAGGAGTTCCTCCGGGCCATGGCGCCCGCGCACCTCGCCGACGGGGAGGACATCCGCACTCTCACCCGCGCCGCCGCCGAGCAACTGGGCCTCCCGGACCATGACTTCTGGCTCTTCGACTCGAAGATCCTCGCCCGGCTCGCGTTCGACGACGAGGACGCCGCCCTCGGGGTGTACGTCACCGAGGACCCGGCCGAGGTCCTCGCCGCCTGCCAGGCCCGCGACACGGCCTGGCACCACGCCGTACGCGTCGGGGAGTGA